GGTGGAAAAATCATCAAACCTTGGCAAATAGAATAGAAACCTCCTAAATGTATAGTCCACAAAATTAAAGGACAACCCGGTTTTTAACCTGGTTTTCAAATTAAATTTATTGCTGTACACGAAAGAAGCCGATAAACGAGCGTCTTCATGAGCTTCATCCCGGGTATTGATGGAATCGTTATTCAGGTCAAAGACATCATTTTTAAAAGTAATGACATTGGCGATTCCCGCCAGTCCAATTTTAATATAGGAATTGGCATCCACCAGGTAGGTATAGGTCGTTCCGATAGCTCCCATATTGCTAACCTGAACAGCTCTTTCGGCATCATCCAGTTTTATGGAATCTCTTTCCAGGATGGGTAAAGGCTCCTTCGTTTCATTACTCAGGCCGCCAATGCCAAAGACGGTGAATAAATGTTTATTGTTTTTGGATTTGAACCCGAGGTTAAAGGATAAATCCTGAAATTTATTGGAAAAACGGGGTCCCACCAGGGAAAAACCCAGGTTATTCAGAATGCCCAAAGTAGAATACCTGTAATTGGCGAGGTAGGAAGAGCGCCCCTTTTGAATAGGACCTTCGGTAGCAAAATCAAGTCCAAGCAGGCTGATGCCTACCCGGTGTTCCCTTGTTTTGTTGTTGCCTTTTCTGAACTTGATATCGAAGGCGCCGGAAAGAGCATTCCCGTATTCTGCCGGCATACCGCCTGTGGAAAAATCCGAACGGCTGAGCAGCTGTGCGCTGAAAATGGTGGTGCCTCCTCCAGATGTACCGGGACGGGCAAAGTGATTGGGGTTCGGAATATCAATGCCTTCCAGTCGCCATAAAATGCCTACGGGCGCATTGGCTCTTACAATTATGTCGTTTTCTCCGTCATTGCCTCCCTGTTGAACCCCCGCATAAGACAAGGCCATCCGGCCCGGATCATTTACTGCGGCGGCGGTTCTGTTGGCTTCATCAACGGAAAAAGAACGGGTACTGACGGTGGCCAGTTCATTGACGGGGGCATTAATTTTACTTTGGGCGCTGATGACCACTTCGTTAATCGTCAGGGCGGATTGTAACATGGTAATTTCCAGATCCACTATTCTTGAAGAGCTGACAATAATACCTTCCGTTTTAAAAAGTTCGTACCCCAAATATTCACAAACTAAAGTATGTCGCCCGAGTGGAACGCCTTTTAATTCAAAATTGCCATTGATGTCCGTAGTGGTGGCTATTAAAGGTTCAAGCTCATCCACCCTGACGGTTGCACCAAATAAAACCTGTTTGGTTTCTTTGTCCATAACCGTGCCTATGATATCCTGAGTCTGGCCAGACAATGAACCTAAGAGAAGGAAATTAGCTACAAAAAACAAAACCCATGTAAAGTTTCTCTGCATAATTATTCTTTTTCATTTTTACATAAAATGCGAACATTAATTTTAAAACCACATACAAAAGCCACATTTTACGAACGCAATAATACACTTCGGGCAGTAGTTTTTAAAATTATTGGAAAGGTTAATTTTTCAAAAAGTAAACGACCACCACCAGAGGTGGTGGCTTAGATAAAACAATACCCCCAAAGGGGGATAACCTCTAAAAGAGGGTGAAATCTTTGCGATCGTTTTCTTGTGCTCGTTCTTTATCTTCTTGATATTTTACGTATCTGACTATTTTGTCTTCATCTATTCCTATTGTGCTAACGAAATAGCCTCTCGCCCAAAAATGATTGCCCCAATATGGCTTTTTCTTCAAACTGGGAAAACTTTT
This sequence is a window from Lewinellaceae bacterium. Protein-coding genes within it:
- a CDS encoding TonB-dependent receptor, whose translation is MQRNFTWVLFFVANFLLLGSLSGQTQDIIGTVMDKETKQVLFGATVRVDELEPLIATTTDINGNFELKGVPLGRHTLVCEYLGYELFKTEGIIVSSSRIVDLEITMLQSALTINEVVISAQSKINAPVNELATVSTRSFSVDEANRTAAAVNDPGRMALSYAGVQQGGNDGENDIIVRANAPVGILWRLEGIDIPNPNHFARPGTSGGGTTIFSAQLLSRSDFSTGGMPAEYGNALSGAFDIKFRKGNNKTREHRVGISLLGLDFATEGPIQKGRSSYLANYRYSTLGILNNLGFSLVGPRFSNKFQDLSFNLGFKSKNNKHLFTVFGIGGLSNETKEPLPILERDSIKLDDAERAVQVSNMGAIGTTYTYLVDANSYIKIGLAGIANVITFKNDVFDLNNDSINTRDEAHEDARLSASFVYSNKFNLKTRLKTGLSFNFVDYTFRRFLFYLPRFDDFSTRKSIEGIIDGSGKTAYGSAYAQLSRNVTERIIVNAGVNGLFLGLNNTYSLDPRGSVKFIASEKQSISFALGKYSQILPMANYFYEQKDTISGEIHNSFPNKNLEMMKSIHAIFSYNLYLGNNWHFAIEPYYQYLYDIPVEDDETQGYYFLNTQSGVVTLPTNSGGTSTNIGFDLNVEKNFDNNFNLMANFSFYDSKYKLPGGHEFNTTFNSRFASNLTLGKEFHLNKGRAIQWGARFIYNGGFRYTPVDLVNSTAETGALPDYSRVNEAQVDPYFRLDHRLAYRFNGKRFSGIVSLDVQNILNTKNIRSVAYDPETKETSYTYYPGGLIPVLGVKFDF